Proteins found in one Enterococcus sp. 9D6_DIV0238 genomic segment:
- a CDS encoding M23 family metallopeptidase, translated as MNKDQCQPIIIEFPLRGEWHAPITPVKRIPSHGTDRMGLRFAFDFVQVDWENKRKPFYNTSFAKYFFFGVTLDKCYCWGKPIFAPCDGEIVTVRDGVPERAVVHWVVDSAIAIKNAHFFNEYKDDFSQIARNYLVIKCQNNVYMAFVHLQTNSIKGAVGDRIRKGERLGNVGHSGNSTSPHLHFQLMDSVDIAQSNGLPFLFEEYEVYRNGVWESVHNQIPAETDRIRFNKS; from the coding sequence ATGAATAAAGACCAGTGTCAACCAATTATTATCGAATTTCCTCTTAGAGGCGAATGGCATGCTCCTATCACACCAGTAAAGAGAATTCCTAGCCATGGTACGGATCGAATGGGGTTAAGATTTGCGTTTGATTTTGTACAGGTTGATTGGGAAAATAAGAGAAAGCCGTTTTACAACACTAGTTTTGCTAAGTACTTTTTCTTTGGAGTAACGTTAGATAAATGCTATTGCTGGGGGAAACCAATTTTTGCGCCTTGTGATGGTGAAATCGTAACAGTTAGAGATGGTGTTCCAGAACGTGCTGTTGTGCATTGGGTAGTAGATTCGGCAATTGCTATAAAAAATGCTCACTTCTTTAATGAATATAAAGACGACTTCAGTCAAATTGCTAGGAACTACCTTGTTATAAAGTGTCAAAATAATGTCTATATGGCATTTGTCCATTTACAAACGAATTCGATAAAAGGAGCCGTTGGTGATCGGATCAGAAAAGGAGAGAGACTGGGAAATGTTGGACATTCAGGGAATTCTACCTCCCCGCATTTACATTTTCAATTGATGGATAGCGTCGATATCGCACAGTCAAATGGTCTGCCCTTTTTATTTGAAGAATATGAAGTATATCGAAATGGTGTCTGGGAATCAGTCCATAATCAGATACCAGCAGAAACAGATCGAATTCGCTTTAATAAAAGTTAA
- a CDS encoding VanZ family protein, with amino-acid sequence MEQQLGLWESIVAILTLKPIYGLGAFAVFSFLLCLTRKNKQSSRIVVASLLLFYYMSVTFLNVFGIPTLSELYRINGFKKQVFNPNINLIPFREGISLGFLFNIACFIPIGFLCPIISRVYGKIKYAFLIGISISLVIEISQLFTVSRATDIDDLLANSLGTVIGCIIFILVSKRTRNKVTASPNEEFIFSGMIPILIVLLAFVMTFFS; translated from the coding sequence ATGGAGCAACAACTTGGACTTTGGGAATCAATAGTAGCTATTTTAACTTTGAAACCAATCTATGGGTTAGGCGCATTTGCCGTGTTTAGTTTCTTATTGTGTCTTACAAGAAAAAATAAACAGTCTTCAAGAATAGTGGTCGCCTCCTTGCTACTATTTTATTATATGAGTGTGACATTTTTGAACGTTTTCGGTATACCAACTTTAAGTGAGTTATATAGGATTAACGGCTTTAAAAAGCAAGTATTCAATCCGAACATCAATCTGATCCCATTTAGAGAAGGCATAAGTTTAGGCTTTCTGTTTAACATCGCTTGTTTTATACCAATAGGCTTTTTGTGTCCGATAATTAGTAGGGTGTATGGAAAAATAAAATATGCTTTTTTAATTGGTATAAGCATTTCATTAGTGATCGAGATCAGTCAATTATTTACCGTTAGCAGAGCTACAGATATTGACGACCTACTTGCAAATAGTTTGGGAACAGTGATTGGTTGCATCATTTTTATATTAGTATCAAAACGAACAAGAAACAAAGTGACAGCAAGCCCTAATGAAGAATTTATTTTTTCCGGAATGATACCTATACTAATTGTGTTACTGGCTTTTGTAATGACTTTTTTTAGTTAG
- a CDS encoding DUF1697 domain-containing protein, with translation MERYIALLRGINISGKNKIAMSELKVSFTELGYSAVSTHLNSGNVVFSSDTDTIDILADTIKTTIKNKFKLDIPVFVISQKELEDILAKAPAWWGGNNKELYDNLIFMFPKLSYDEFYSEIGSPKDEYEKVYNYKNAIFWSFKRKDYQKTNWWSKTAHSKVSDKITVRTANTVRKIVEI, from the coding sequence ATGGAAAGATATATTGCACTATTAAGAGGTATCAACATAAGCGGCAAGAATAAGATAGCTATGTCTGAGTTAAAAGTAAGTTTTACAGAACTGGGATATTCAGCAGTTTCTACACATCTCAACAGTGGGAATGTTGTTTTTTCCAGTGATACAGACACTATAGATATTCTTGCAGATACAATAAAAACGACGATAAAAAATAAGTTCAAACTGGACATACCAGTTTTTGTTATTTCCCAGAAAGAACTGGAAGATATATTAGCTAAGGCTCCTGCATGGTGGGGGGGAAATAACAAAGAACTATATGATAATTTAATTTTTATGTTTCCTAAATTATCGTATGACGAGTTTTATAGTGAGATTGGGAGTCCTAAAGATGAGTATGAGAAAGTATACAATTATAAAAATGCTATCTTCTGGTCTTTTAAGCGTAAGGATTATCAAAAGACAAATTGGTGGTCAAAAACTGCCCATTCTAAAGTAAGTGACAAGATCACAGTTAGAACAGCAAATACAGTAAGAAAAATAGTTGAAATTTAG
- a CDS encoding ABC transporter permease, whose product MKTFWLLYKSEAKLSIREMSSIIFGIFVPLGIVSLMGFMDSSNDSLNTAFVSVSTVGICSAGVMGLPLALSSYRERKILKRYQVTPISPIQLLLAHLLFCFTISIVSMLLLLGVLAAFFQFSYVGNWAYFILAYLLVMISIHAIGLIVASLSPSEKATGAINSAIFFPMFFLSGATVPYEIMPKGLQKIADIMPLTQGIKLLKAVTFREENGILYMVLLLTAISIIGIFIAVRYFRWE is encoded by the coding sequence ATGAAGACATTTTGGTTACTTTATAAATCAGAAGCAAAACTGTCGATAAGAGAAATGTCTTCCATTATTTTTGGTATTTTTGTTCCGCTTGGCATTGTTTCTCTTATGGGATTTATGGATTCTAGTAATGATTCGCTGAATACAGCTTTTGTATCAGTTTCGACTGTAGGAATTTGTTCAGCAGGTGTGATGGGTCTTCCTCTGGCATTATCTTCTTACCGTGAACGAAAAATCTTGAAAAGATATCAGGTTACACCAATTAGTCCGATCCAATTACTTTTGGCTCATCTACTTTTTTGCTTTACGATCAGCATTGTATCGATGCTTTTATTATTAGGCGTATTAGCTGCTTTCTTTCAATTTTCTTATGTTGGCAACTGGGCTTACTTTATCCTCGCTTATCTTTTAGTGATGATTTCCATTCATGCCATTGGTTTGATCGTTGCCAGTTTATCTCCTAGTGAAAAAGCAACGGGCGCGATAAATTCAGCAATCTTCTTTCCAATGTTCTTTTTATCAGGAGCGACAGTTCCTTATGAAATCATGCCAAAAGGACTACAGAAAATAGCGGATATTATGCCATTGACGCAAGGCATCAAGTTATTAAAGGCTGTTACGTTTCGAGAAGAAAATGGGATACTTTATATGGTTTTACTATTAACAGCTATTTCCATTATTGGAATTTTTATTGCTGTGCGCTATTTTAGATGGGAATAA
- the rsgA gene encoding ribosome small subunit-dependent GTPase A encodes MNTTKIVNQIVEIKAQVAAVHKDIFEIISEEGTRFAHIKRGHYFNEQVDYPATGDYVMINWQGEDKSQILRTLPRRSTLTRADHVENKEQIIATNFDYIFILQAVNQDFNIRRLERYLTLAWQSGGVPVVILTKSDLNENHADLISAAQQVAIGTTVHIVSAHTKVGLKELDRYLKPDKTIVLVGSSGVGKSTLINGLMDKKVMKIKEIREKDGRGRHTTSHRQLFVLSNGAKIIDTPGMREVGIWNASEGLGQSFSDVEHYFGKCKFRDCQHQSEQNCAIKIALQAGDLSLERWESYLKLHAEAKYTSNKTAYLKEKTQTEKGISKLVKELKSIYQVNACLESFICKECGRLVNPEYAGSNHRNHCPYCLTSIHADNLPGDRASLCKGKMDAISIWSKKDGEWAIIHRCRSCGTLKSNRIAADDDQNRLVDLANKAIQHPPFIIENTK; translated from the coding sequence ATGAATACAACAAAAATAGTAAATCAGATAGTTGAAATAAAAGCTCAAGTAGCTGCTGTTCACAAAGATATATTTGAAATAATAAGTGAGGAAGGTACAAGATTTGCCCATATTAAACGAGGACATTACTTCAATGAACAAGTAGATTATCCAGCAACTGGTGATTATGTAATGATAAATTGGCAAGGAGAAGATAAAAGTCAAATTCTTCGTACATTGCCTCGACGCTCTACTTTAACTCGAGCTGACCATGTTGAAAATAAAGAACAAATAATCGCTACGAATTTTGATTATATCTTTATTCTTCAAGCAGTAAATCAAGATTTCAATATTCGCCGTTTAGAACGTTATCTAACTCTTGCATGGCAGTCCGGTGGAGTACCAGTAGTGATTTTGACTAAAAGTGACCTCAATGAAAATCATGCTGATCTGATTTCAGCAGCACAGCAAGTCGCAATTGGAACAACCGTTCATATTGTTAGTGCACATACAAAAGTAGGACTGAAGGAGCTTGATCGTTATTTGAAACCAGATAAAACAATTGTTTTAGTAGGTTCTTCAGGAGTTGGCAAATCAACATTGATCAATGGTTTAATGGATAAAAAGGTTATGAAGATCAAAGAAATTCGTGAAAAAGATGGAAGAGGTAGACATACAACGAGTCATCGTCAATTATTTGTTTTGAGTAATGGTGCCAAAATAATTGATACACCAGGTATGCGGGAAGTCGGCATATGGAATGCGTCAGAAGGGCTGGGGCAAAGTTTTTCTGATGTAGAGCATTACTTTGGAAAATGTAAATTTAGAGATTGTCAGCATCAAAGTGAACAAAACTGTGCCATTAAAATAGCGCTACAAGCCGGTGACCTATCTCTTGAAAGATGGGAAAGCTACTTGAAGTTACACGCAGAAGCAAAATATACCAGCAACAAAACTGCCTATTTAAAAGAAAAAACGCAGACAGAAAAAGGCATTAGTAAATTAGTCAAAGAATTAAAAAGTATCTATCAAGTCAATGCTTGCTTAGAAAGTTTTATTTGTAAAGAATGTGGAAGACTAGTAAATCCAGAATACGCTGGAAGTAATCACCGAAATCATTGTCCTTATTGTTTAACAAGTATCCATGCAGATAATTTACCTGGCGATCGTGCTTCATTATGCAAGGGAAAAATGGATGCAATCAGTATTTGGTCAAAAAAAGATGGTGAGTGGGCAATAATTCATCGTTGTAGAAGCTGCGGAACCTTAAAGTCAAATCGAATCGCAGCAGATGATGATCAAAATCGTTTAGTTGATTTAGCAAATAAAGCGATACAACACCCGCCTTTTATAATAGAAAATACAAAATAA
- a CDS encoding MerR family transcriptional regulator, which translates to MDTYKTSEVAKIVGFHPNTIRRYEEWELIPKPQRAKNGYRIYNEYHVELIKTAKVAFQVEVLQSGLRAMMRELIKALAKYEFAAATALLNDYVLAIDQEIDEANEAIHIVEDMINGKIEEEDISLKRSEAADYLGVTTDALRNWELNGLLSLKRSQNGYRIYAADDLKRLKIIRILRSAKYSLESILRLLHFVDRKEEHDIKAILNTPEPSEDIISVCDKLILSLEKAKMNTVELAQRIDTLKKIAATMDV; encoded by the coding sequence ATGGACACGTATAAAACTTCTGAAGTAGCAAAAATAGTTGGTTTTCATCCTAACACGATTCGACGCTATGAAGAGTGGGAACTGATTCCTAAGCCTCAAAGAGCTAAAAATGGCTATAGAATATACAATGAGTATCATGTTGAATTGATAAAAACTGCAAAAGTTGCTTTCCAGGTCGAGGTGCTCCAATCTGGATTAAGAGCAATGATGAGAGAGCTGATCAAAGCTTTGGCAAAATATGAATTTGCTGCAGCAACAGCACTGCTCAACGATTATGTATTGGCTATCGATCAAGAGATCGATGAGGCGAATGAAGCGATTCATATCGTTGAAGATATGATCAATGGAAAGATCGAAGAGGAAGACATTTCTTTAAAGCGTAGTGAAGCAGCGGATTACTTAGGCGTGACGACAGATGCGTTAAGAAACTGGGAGCTGAATGGCTTGTTATCGTTAAAGAGAAGTCAAAATGGCTATCGCATTTATGCAGCAGATGATCTGAAGCGATTAAAAATCATTCGTATATTACGTTCAGCAAAATATTCATTAGAATCCATTTTACGCTTACTTCATTTTGTCGATCGCAAAGAAGAACATGATATAAAAGCTATTTTGAATACCCCTGAACCGTCAGAGGACATCATCTCCGTCTGTGATAAGCTGATTCTCTCTTTGGAGAAGGCTAAAATGAATACAGTCGAATTAGCCCAACGTATCGATACATTGAAAAAAATTGCTGCGACAATGGATGTGTAA
- a CDS encoding VOC family protein: MTYNIHHIQITVEDVKKAEPFYDQLFALLGFDIQKKYSGYLEHADMEVIEYLSDAFDFGISSPKRTFTKEKVDSRKPGSIQHIAFKAGSKQEVDEIFPKIQALGVKILHGKPKEYKERIAPDYYALFFESPDGICFEIFHY; the protein is encoded by the coding sequence ATGACTTACAATATCCATCATATACAGATCACAGTAGAGGACGTAAAAAAAGCTGAGCCATTTTATGATCAACTATTTGCACTCTTAGGTTTCGATATACAAAAGAAATACTCTGGTTATTTAGAGCACGCAGATATGGAAGTGATCGAATATTTAAGTGATGCATTTGATTTCGGTATTTCTTCGCCCAAAAGAACATTTACTAAAGAGAAAGTTGATTCAAGGAAACCCGGTTCTATTCAGCATATTGCTTTTAAAGCAGGGAGTAAGCAAGAAGTAGATGAAATTTTTCCAAAAATTCAAGCGCTGGGTGTAAAAATTCTTCATGGCAAGCCTAAGGAATATAAAGAGCGGATCGCACCAGATTATTACGCATTATTTTTTGAAAGTCCAGATGGTATTTGTTTTGAAATTTTCCATTATTGA
- a CDS encoding ABC transporter ATP-binding protein — MIDQKNKAIEVKDLVKTFGEKRAVDKLSFTVEKGTIFGLLGHNGAGKSTTIDCLLGTQKYDSASITLLGKDPRKERKKLFQYVGVQFQEAAFQNQLKVKEICEITHSLYKKPIDWMKTLDEFGLSAKLNSFLATLSGGEKQKLCILLAIMGNPEIIFLDELTTGLDPKARRDVWRYLLMLKEKGVTIFLTSHYMDEVETLCDRILVLKEGKEVASGTVAEIILESKKDTLEEAFLTLIGEEY, encoded by the coding sequence ATGATCGATCAAAAAAACAAAGCAATTGAAGTGAAAGATCTAGTAAAAACATTTGGAGAAAAACGTGCAGTTGATAAATTGAGTTTTACTGTAGAGAAAGGGACGATATTTGGATTGCTCGGTCATAATGGGGCAGGGAAATCAACGACGATCGATTGCCTCTTAGGTACGCAAAAATATGATTCCGCAAGTATCACCTTGTTAGGCAAAGACCCAAGAAAAGAGCGAAAGAAGCTTTTTCAATATGTGGGTGTCCAGTTTCAAGAAGCAGCTTTTCAAAATCAGTTGAAGGTCAAAGAAATCTGTGAAATTACTCATTCCTTGTACAAAAAGCCGATTGACTGGATGAAAACACTGGATGAATTTGGTCTTTCAGCAAAGTTGAATTCGTTTTTGGCTACATTATCAGGCGGAGAAAAGCAAAAGCTATGTATCCTACTAGCGATCATGGGAAATCCGGAGATCATATTTTTAGACGAGTTGACAACAGGACTTGATCCCAAAGCAAGAAGAGACGTTTGGCGGTACTTGCTGATGCTTAAAGAAAAAGGTGTGACTATTTTTCTGACTTCACATTATATGGATGAAGTAGAAACCTTATGTGATCGTATTTTAGTCCTAAAAGAGGGCAAAGAAGTGGCAAGCGGTACAGTAGCAGAAATAATATTAGAAAGTAAAAAAGACACACTTGAAGAAGCTTTTCTAACACTTATCGGGGAGGAATATTAA
- a CDS encoding GNAT family N-acetyltransferase, giving the protein MTITIRHEDEKDYRIVEEITREAFWNLYFPGAVEHLLVHNIRKHPDFIPELSFVIELDNQIIGSIFYTKAKVIDKEGIEHPIITFGPVSISPEYHRQGFGRMLIEHSLAEAKRLGFNAIILGGFTYHYHPYGFVGTKKYNISMPDGKFYTGVMALPLFEGALDGISGSVHFSEAMYPDESILDDFDKTFPPKEKKVLPHQSDFEKAVSEIDTYDY; this is encoded by the coding sequence ATGACTATTACGATTAGACATGAAGACGAAAAAGATTATAGAATCGTAGAAGAAATCACACGAGAAGCATTTTGGAATTTATATTTTCCAGGAGCAGTCGAACATCTACTGGTTCACAACATCAGAAAACATCCTGACTTTATCCCCGAATTGTCCTTCGTTATTGAATTAGACAATCAGATCATCGGTAGTATTTTCTACACAAAAGCGAAAGTGATCGATAAGGAGGGGATCGAGCATCCGATCATAACTTTCGGGCCAGTGAGTATTTCACCAGAATATCATCGACAGGGATTCGGTCGGATGTTGATTGAGCACTCACTTGCTGAAGCGAAAAGACTAGGCTTTAATGCCATTATTCTTGGCGGCTTTACGTATCATTACCATCCATATGGATTTGTAGGGACAAAGAAATATAATATATCGATGCCTGATGGTAAATTTTATACTGGCGTAATGGCATTGCCTCTATTTGAAGGTGCATTAGATGGCATAAGCGGTAGCGTTCATTTTTCAGAAGCGATGTATCCAGATGAATCCATCTTAGATGATTTTGACAAAACATTCCCACCAAAAGAAAAAAAAGTTCTACCGCATCAATCAGACTTTGAAAAAGCTGTCAGTGAAATTGATACGTATGATTACTGA
- a CDS encoding HelD family protein has translation MSNTKENERLKEVIKKIEKKIEQIDGTVIANEQAYKDIKKYTVEYKNELDKYEVYNHQQNLSFIDKRNNFETNIRKKLAYLKETPYFSRIKFQFEDDEDVENFYIGRYGFADDLGQQLIYDWRAPISSLYYDFSLGSAYYESLGKRFYGYLKGKRQFEIEKGELKFVVDTDDTVNDDFLMNELSKNTSNEMKTIIHTIQKEQNEVIRDVKAKNLIIQGVAGSGKTSIALHRIAYLLYQKREELQASDILILSPNDVFSSYISTVLPELGEDELNQLEITQLVQPMIEEKLTVTDRQGEIDRIVEKPKSKEAETYLYKRSEKFFLSLKNHIQQLNNRLFSEDIIVDHQYTFSKKELEKVNNTLTESALFDRAKQLARQLSKIAPENEQNHIREAIEKELRNRLQITTSLNEYVNFLMLEKIPFNQNKNKIDYADLFPYLYFKMNIEGILPNRQIKHIVIDEMQDYSLLHFYVLDRLFPCQKTICGDVNQDLLTTEMNFLERLQTVVPNNRVVTFNTSYRSSYEIIKFAKRFTTNNALTPIERHNKEVELMYVDHQKEKQEKLIKIVERFETSAHKTCGIICQTWDEVAKIKKKLSSYEITRFGKQSSAMTEGIIITTPQYAKGLEFDQVILTDIRKEQLSAKSNLLYTSCSRALHELTLFILNDGGETDGHV, from the coding sequence ATGTCAAATACTAAAGAAAATGAACGTCTAAAAGAAGTCATAAAAAAAATTGAAAAGAAAATTGAACAAATCGATGGGACTGTAATTGCCAATGAACAAGCTTATAAAGATATCAAAAAATATACAGTTGAGTATAAAAATGAATTGGACAAGTATGAGGTTTACAATCACCAGCAAAACTTAAGTTTTATTGATAAGCGTAATAACTTTGAAACGAACATCAGAAAAAAGCTGGCATATTTAAAAGAAACACCTTACTTTTCAAGAATTAAGTTTCAGTTTGAAGATGACGAAGACGTAGAGAATTTTTACATTGGTAGGTATGGATTTGCGGATGATCTAGGACAACAGCTGATCTATGATTGGCGTGCACCGATTTCCTCATTGTATTATGATTTTAGCTTAGGTTCTGCTTACTACGAGTCATTAGGAAAGAGATTTTATGGATATTTAAAAGGTAAACGGCAGTTTGAAATTGAAAAGGGCGAGCTTAAATTTGTTGTCGATACAGATGATACAGTGAATGATGACTTTTTGATGAATGAGCTGAGTAAAAATACTTCAAATGAAATGAAGACCATTATTCACACGATTCAAAAAGAACAAAACGAAGTAATCAGAGATGTAAAAGCCAAGAACTTGATTATCCAAGGTGTGGCTGGTTCTGGAAAAACATCTATCGCCCTCCATCGAATTGCTTATTTACTTTATCAAAAAAGAGAAGAGCTGCAGGCTTCAGATATTTTGATTCTATCACCAAATGATGTTTTCTCGAGTTACATTTCAACTGTTTTGCCTGAATTAGGAGAAGATGAGCTAAATCAGCTTGAAATCACGCAACTTGTCCAACCAATGATTGAAGAAAAGCTAACAGTAACTGACAGACAAGGTGAAATAGATCGAATCGTAGAAAAGCCAAAGTCAAAAGAGGCTGAAACCTACTTGTATAAAAGGTCAGAGAAATTCTTTTTGTCCTTGAAAAACCATATCCAACAGCTAAATAATAGATTGTTTTCTGAAGATATCATCGTTGATCATCAGTACACATTTTCAAAAAAAGAATTGGAAAAAGTAAATAATACTCTTACGGAAAGCGCATTGTTCGATAGAGCTAAGCAATTAGCACGGCAATTAAGTAAGATCGCGCCTGAAAATGAACAAAATCATATACGCGAAGCAATAGAAAAAGAGTTGCGAAACAGGTTGCAAATAACAACTAGCTTGAATGAGTACGTGAACTTCTTGATGTTAGAAAAGATTCCCTTTAATCAAAACAAAAATAAGATTGATTATGCTGATCTATTTCCATATCTCTATTTCAAAATGAACATTGAGGGAATTCTTCCCAATCGTCAAATCAAACATATTGTTATTGACGAAATGCAAGATTATTCGCTGCTGCACTTTTATGTGCTGGATCGTTTGTTTCCTTGCCAAAAAACAATTTGCGGAGATGTCAATCAAGATTTACTGACAACCGAAATGAATTTTTTAGAGCGACTACAAACCGTTGTTCCAAACAACCGTGTAGTCACATTCAATACCAGTTATCGTTCCAGCTATGAAATAATTAAATTTGCTAAACGATTTACGACAAATAATGCACTCACTCCGATTGAACGTCACAATAAAGAAGTTGAACTTATGTATGTTGATCACCAAAAGGAAAAACAAGAAAAGCTAATCAAAATAGTAGAAAGATTTGAAACGTCAGCTCATAAAACCTGCGGCATCATTTGTCAAACTTGGGATGAAGTTGCTAAAATTAAAAAAAAGCTCTCTTCTTATGAGATCACTCGTTTTGGGAAGCAGTCCTCAGCTATGACTGAAGGTATCATTATCACGACGCCTCAATATGCTAAGGGCTTAGAGTTCGACCAAGTGATCCTGACAGATATCAGGAAGGAACAATTATCGGCAAAAAGCAATCTTCTGTATACAAGCTGTTCTAGAGCACTTCATGAACTAACGCTTTTTATTTTGAATGATGGGGGAGAAACGGATGGACACGTATAA